The following are encoded together in the Syntrophorhabdaceae bacterium genome:
- a CDS encoding HAD-IB family hydrolase translates to MALALFDFDGTISFRDSFAGFIRYLVGPARYRLGVLCLLPVVAGFLFGFIRSWRAKELMSIYFFGGLNVKELTETASRYSLEELPKIVRKEMDHLLEWHKERGDTVVVVSASIDLWLRDWCRSRGIGLIATELEVKEGRVTGRFLTRNCSGKEKVKRIEKELDLSCFDHIYAYGDSPGDRAMLRLAHEAYYRGKRLNP, encoded by the coding sequence ACCATCAGCTTCAGGGACAGCTTTGCAGGCTTCATCAGGTATCTCGTGGGGCCGGCGCGTTACCGGCTCGGGGTCCTCTGCCTTTTGCCGGTGGTCGCCGGATTTCTTTTCGGCTTCATCCGGTCGTGGCGCGCCAAGGAGCTGATGTCCATCTATTTTTTTGGGGGCCTGAACGTGAAGGAGCTTACGGAGACTGCTTCACGGTACTCTCTGGAGGAGTTGCCCAAGATCGTGCGAAAGGAGATGGATCACCTCCTTGAATGGCATAAGGAGCGGGGCGACACGGTGGTCGTCGTCTCAGCCTCTATCGATCTCTGGCTCAGGGACTGGTGCCGGAGCCGCGGGATCGGCCTCATCGCCACGGAGCTCGAGGTAAAGGAAGGCCGCGTCACGGGCAGGTTTCTCACCAGGAATTGCAGCGGAAAGGAAAAAGTGAAGAGGATCGAAAAAGAGCTCGATCTCTCCTGTTTCGACCATATCTATGCCTATGGCGATAGCCCAGGAGACCGCGCCATGCTCCGCCTTGCCCATGAAGCCTATTACCGGGGAAAGCGCCTCAACCCTTAG